The Trichoplusia ni isolate ovarian cell line Hi5 chromosome 10, tn1, whole genome shotgun sequence genome window below encodes:
- the LOC113498295 gene encoding eukaryotic translation initiation factor 2 subunit 3-like isoform X2, with amino-acid sequence MASSEGRSAQSNLHQQDLTKLDVTKLSALSPEVISRQATINIGTIGHVAHGKSTVVKAISGVQTVRFKNELERNITIKLGYANAKIYKCDNPKCPRPTSFISGGSSKDDSFPCLRPACTGRFQLVRHVSFVDCPGHDILMATMLNGAAVMDAALLLIAGNESCPQPQTSEHLAAIEIMKLKHILILQNKIDLVKEGQAKEQHEQIVKFVQGTVAEGAPIIPISAQLKYNIEVLCEYITKKIPVPLRDFSSPPRMIVIRSFDVNKPGCEVDDLRGGVAGGSILQGVLTVGMEIEVRPGLVSKDADGKLTCRPIFSRIVSLFAEQNELQYAVPGGLIGVGTKIEPTLCRADRLVGQVLGAVGALPGIFVKLEVSYYLLKRLLGVRTEGDKKAAKVQKLTKNEVLLVNIGSLSTGGRVIATKADLAKIALTNPVCTEIGEKVALSRRVENHWRLIGWGQIQGGETIEPAKN; translated from the exons ATGGCTTCGAGTGAAGGGCGAAGTGCTCAGTCAAACTTGCATCAGCAAGACCTAACCAAATTG GATGTTACCAAACTATCTGCCTTATCCCCTGAAGTAATATCAAGGCAAGCAACAATAAACATTGGTACCATTGGGCATGTAGCCCATGGAAAGTCCACTGTTGTAAAGGCTATCTCTGGAGTGCAGACTGTACGATTTAAAAATGAACTGGAGAGGAACATTACCATCAAGTTAG GTTACGCTAACGCGAAAATCTACAAATGTGACAACCCAAAATGTCCGCGACCCACGAGCTTCATATCGGGCGGTTCATCGAAGGACGACAGCTTCCCGTGCCTGAGACCTGCTTGCACTGGCCGGTTCCAGTTGGTCCGTCATGTGAGCTTTGTCGACTGCCCTGGGCACGACATTCTTATGGCCACCATGCTTAACGGAGCTGCGGTTATGGACGCCGCATTACTTCTTATCGCAG GGAACGAATCCTGCCCCCAGCCGCAGACAAGTGAACACTTGGCTGCCATCGAGATTATGAAACTTAAACATATACTCATATTGCAAAACAAGATTGATTTGGTAAAGGAAGGCCAGGCAAAGGAGCAACATGAACAAATCGTCAAATTCGTGCAGGGCACTGTAGCTGAGGGCGCTCCTATCATACCTATTTCAGCTCAGTTGAAGTATAATATTGAG GTGTTATGTGAGTACATCACAAAGAAGATCCCGGTACCGTTGAGAGACTTCTCGTCGCCTCCTCGGATGATAGTCATTCGTTCGTTTGACGTCAACAAACCTGGTTGTGAGGTCGATGATCTGAGGGGAGGTGTCGCCGGTGGCTCCATTCTGCAGGGAGTGCTTACAGTTGGCATGGAAATTGAG GTTCGACCAGGTTTAGTGAGCAAGGATGCTGACGGTAAACTTACATGCCGTCCCATTTTCTCCCGTATTGTATCGCTATTCGCTGAACAGAACGAGCTTCAATATGCTGTACCTGGAGGTCTTATTGGTGTCGGTACTAAAATTGAACCTACTTTATGTCGTGCTGATCGTCTTGTTGGTCAG GTACTTGGCGCTGTTGGAGCTCTGCCGGGAATTTTCGTAAAGCTTGAAGTTTCGTACTACCTATTGAAACGTTTACTCGGAGTGCGCACTGAAGGTGACAAGAAAGCAGCCAAAGTCCAGAAATTGACTAAGAACGAG GTGTTACTGGTTAACATTGGATCTTTGAGTACTGGAGGCAGAGTAATTGCTACTAAGGCTGATTTGGCTAAAATAGCTCTTACCAACCCTGTGTGCACAGAAATCGGAGAGAAAGTTGCCCTCAGCAGAAGAGTAGAAAATCACTGGAG atTGATTGGCTGGGGTCAAATTCAAGGTGGAGAAACAATCGAACCAGCGAAGaattaa
- the LOC113498298 gene encoding LOW QUALITY PROTEIN: CREB3 regulatory factor-like (The sequence of the model RefSeq protein was modified relative to this genomic sequence to represent the inferred CDS: inserted 3 bases in 3 codons) — MHKINRYRVKFEHALGVTGIKTGINTDLDLCLQDNLVGSYHNMPTLQYNKLAFEMDSSSKAENFXMDDDDIFQVDKADLILGPTLAELNANPDALLDDLNFDDLLLPEESGYCVQIGGAMSGSRRGPNAIQAHNIMASESPCSPYGHAQLAFSPTSQHSSASSSFAQPMNQLPELLLRMDGYSGEIALGQSVPASSVLLPYPTSVKPQQSQLSSSAPTHLTMEQIWQRREPRKHLLSTSSLAEAGSASSLSGGLLSPGTGDFSQDEDDRDIESDEDSDRYEDLSSDESNDESESKQARHNAKKERFFWQYNVQAKGPKGQRLILKNKSEDPHVLNSVTDPVFSPSCSVXGIKHSGKARKGDGNDLTPNPRKLYLIGKELDNLGKVINDMIPVSELPFNVRPKTRKEKNKLASRACRLKKKAQHEANKLKLHGXEQEHRRLLNGIAQMKQVLSSRVTNSQNNVDWNAHVTNIVNTATEIKIGGLTSEFVNKVLDKVRAGQNNGGLNDI, encoded by the exons ATgcacaaaataaataggtatagaGTGAAATTTGAACATGCACTAGGAGTAACTGGCATTAAAACTGGTATTAATACAGATCTAGATCTGTGTTTACAAGACAACTTGGTTGGCTCCTATCACAACATGCCCACTCTTCAGTACAATAAGCTGGCGTTTGAGATGGACAGCTCTTCTAAAGCAGAAAACT AAATGGATGATGACGATATTTTTCAAGTTGACAAAGCTGATTTAATACTGGGACCTACTCTCGCGGAACTGAATGCAAACCCAGATGCGCTGTTGGATGATTTGAATTTCGATGATCTGTTGTTACCGGAAGAAAGTGGCTATTGTGTTCAGATAGGAGGTGCAATGAGCGGTTCTCGTCGAGGACCTAATGCTATTCAGGCTCATAACATAATGGCTTCTGAGAGTCCCTGCAGCCCATATGGACATGCGCAGCTTGCATTTTCTCCTACAAGTCAGCATAGCTCAGCTTCATCAAGTTTTGCTCAGCCTATGAACCAGCTGCCAGAGCTCTTGCTGCGTATGGATGGATATAGTGGGGAAATAGCTCTGGGGCAGTCAGTTCCAGCATCATCGGTGTTACTTCCATACCCAACAAGTGTGAAGCCCCAACAGTCTCAGCTCTCCTCTTCGGCACCAACTCACCTCACTATGGAACAG ATTTGGCAACGCCGAGAGCCTCGCAAGCATTTGTTGTCTACTAGTTCTTTGGCTGAGGCTGGGTCAGCATCTTCTCTCTCGGGAGGTCTCCTTAGCCCTGGCACTGGAGACTTCTCACAGGATGAAGATGACAGAGACATTGAATCTGATGAAGACAGTGACAGATATGAAGACCTCTCTTCTGATG AATCAAATGATGAATCAGAGAGTAAGCAAGCTCGCCACAATGCTAAGAAGGAAAGATTCTTTTGGCAATACAATGTTCAAGCAAAAGGTCCCAAGGGTCAAAGGCTCATTTTGAAGAACAAATCTGAAGATCCTCATGTTCTGAACTCTGTTACTGATCCTGTGTTCAGTCCTAGTTGCAGTG AGGGTATAAAGCACAG TGGAAAAGCAAGAAAAGGTGATGGCAATGATCTAACACCAAACCCCAGGAAATTGTACCTGATTGGAAAGGAACTGGATAATTTAGGCAAAGTGATTAATGACATGATACCAGTTAGCGAACTGCCATTCAATGTGAGACCTAAAACTAGAAAAGAGAAGAACAAACTGGCATCTCGGGCTTGCAGGCTGAAGAAAAAAGCTCAGCATGAggcaaataaactaaaactgcATG TGGAACAGGAGCACA GGCGCCTCCTGAATGGAATAGCACAAATGAAGCAAGTACTGAGCAGCCGAGTCACTAATTCTCAAAACAATGTCGACTGGAATGCACATGTCACAAACATAGTTAACACAGCCACAG AGATTAAAATAGGAGGCCTAACTTCAGAATTCGTCAATAAAGTACTGGACAAAGTCAGAGCAGGACAGAATAATGGTGGGttaaatgacatttaa
- the LOC113498291 gene encoding cullin-5-like: protein MLKDKGQVTFEDKWPAMRPIVLKLLKQEPVTQTEWQDLFGAVHSVCLWDERGPYKLRDALQQDIMMYIKQAQNRVLAQREDQALLKAYIAEWGKFFTQCNYLPTPFRQLENSINSVSKVATSNTSSAQKKNNNNNIEDSLVRKLMLDSWNQSIFVDIKQRLQDSAMKLVQAERNGESFDSQLVIGVRESYVNLCSNSVDKLQIYRENFEAAYMQATEEFYKLKASEQLLANGVQSYMKYADQRLKEEEARAHRYLEPGSGSVAALTQCCEKVLIGEHLPTLLAESAPLIKAGETEKLQLMFRLLDRVPEGVTPILRDLEAHIVSAGLADMVASADIITSDSEKYVERLLDLFKRFSSLAKDAFMDDPRFLTARDKAYKCVVNDTTVFKLELPSSALLRGTKGTAPESKCPELLANYCDMLLRKTPLSKRLTSEQIESRLKDVLLVLKYIENKDVFMRYHKAHLTRRLILDSSADSEKEEDMVEWLREVGMPADYVNKLARMFQDIKVSEDLNTQFRTDTTRHDAINIKILNAGAWARGSERVTVSLPLELEDYIPEVEDFYKKKHSGRKLQWYHHMSNGTITFANSVGRFDLDVTTFQMAVLFAWNQRPMEKISYENLRLATELPDPELRRTLWSLVAFPKLKRQLLCYAPAVQNPKDFAENTTFWVNQEFALVKNGKPQRRGKINLIGRLQLSTERSQIEDNHSIVQLRILRTQEAIIKILKMRKRITNTALQSELVEILKNMFLPSKKMIKEQLEWLIEHKYMRRDDEDINTFIYMA from the exons ATGTTAAAG GATAAAGGACAAGTCACTTTTGAGGATAAATGGCCTGCTATGCGCCCTATAGTTTTGAAGCTTCTGAAGCAAGAACCGGTAACGCAAACAGAATGGCAAGATCTCTTTGGAGCTGTTCACTCTGTCTGCCTTTGGGACGAAAGAGGACCATACAAATTAAGAGATGCTTTACAGCAGGATATAATGATGTATATTAAGCAGGCCCAAAATCGTGTACTAGCTCAGCGGGAGGACCAAGCTCTGCTAAAAGCTTATATCGCAGAATGGGGCAAGTTTTTTACACAGTGCAACTATTTACCAACTCCCTTTCGACAGTTAGAAAATTCTATCAATAGTGTAAGCAAAGTGGCAACTTCCAATACATCCAGTGCACAGAAAAAgaataacaacaataacataGAAGATAGTTTAGTAAGGAAACTTATGTTAGATTCTTGGaatcaaagtatttttgtggATATCAAGCAGAGGTTACAAGATTCTGCTATGAAGCTGGTACAAGCTGAACGTAATGGTGAATCATTTGATTCACAACTAGTAATTGGTGTAAGGGAATCTTATG TTAATTTGTGCTCGAACTCTGTGGATAAGCTTCAGATATACAGAGAAAATTTTGAAGCTGCTTATATGCAGGCAACAGAAGAGTTTTACAAACTTAAAGCTAGTGAACAGTTGTTGGCAAATGGAGTCCAGTCATATATGAAGTATGCTGATCAGCGTCTAAAGGAAGAAGAAGCTCGAGCTCATAGGTACCTAGAGCCCGGCAGTGGGAGTGTGGCAGCACTAACTCAGTGTTGTGAGAAAGTACTCATTGGAGAACATCTACCTACTTTACTTGCAGAGAGTGCACCTCTCATCAAGGCTGGAGAAACTGAAAAGTTACAACTTATGTTCCGTCTGCTTGATAGGGTGCCAGAAGGAGTTACACCCATACTTAGAGATTTAGAGGCACATATAGTTTCTGCTGGGCTGGCAGACATGGTAGCTTCTGCTGATATAATTACTTCTGATTCAGAAAAGTATGTAGAACGTTTATTAGACTTGTTCAAGCGGTTTAGTTCTTTAGCTAAAGATGCCTTTATGGATGACCCTCGATTTTTGACAGCCAGAGATAAAGCTTACAAATGTGTGGTCAATGACACAACTGTGTTCAAGTTGGAATTGCCATCTTCAGCTCTACTAAGAGGAACCAAAGGCACTGCTCCCGAAAGTAAATGTCCTGAGCTCCTTGCTAATTACTGTGATATGTTACTACGAAAGACACCTCTCAGTAAGCGTTTGACAAGTGAGCAAATAGAATCAAGATTAAAAGATGTTTTGTTAGTtctaaaatatatagaaaacaaAGATGTTTTTATGAGATATCACAAGGCTCATTTAACCAGAAGATTAATATTAGACTCTAGTGCAGACTCTGAAAAAGAAGAAGATATGGTGGAGTGGCTCAGAGAGGTGGGTATGCCTGCTGATTATGTTAACAAACTGGCAAGAATGTTTCAGGATATTAAAGTCAGTGAAGACCTTAACACTCAATTTAGAACTGATACTACCCGCCATGatgctataaatataaaaatactcaatGCTGGTGCTTGGGCCCGTGGATCTGAAAGAGTAACTGTAAGCCTTCCATTAGAATTAGAAGACTACATACCTGAAGTTGAAGACTTTTATAAGAAGAAACATTCTGGGAGAAAGCTGCAGTGGTACCATCATATGAGCAATGGTACTATAACATTTGCGAATTCCGTTGGTAGATTCGATTTGGATGTCACTACATTTCAAATGGCGGTCTTGTTTGCATGGAATCAAAGACCTATGGAAAAGATAAGTTACGAAAATTTGAGACTGGCCACTGAACTTCCTGATCCAGAATTAAGGAGGACTCTATGGTCTCTTGTTGCTTTTCCCAAACTCAAAAGGCAGTTACTATGCTATGCTCCAGCAGTGCAAAATCCTAAAGATTTTGCAGAAAATACAACATTCTGGGTTAATCAAGAATTTGCACTTGTTAAGAATGGAAAACCTCAGCGAAGaggtaaaattaatttgattggtAGACTTCAACTGAGCACTGAGCGATCTCAAATAGAAGATAATCATTCCATTGTTCAACTTCGGATATTAAGGACTCAAGAGGCCATTATAAAGATTCTTAAAATGAGAAAGCGGATCACAAATACTGCTCTACAG AGTGAACTGGTCGAAATTTTGAAGAACATGTTCTTGCCATCAAAGAAGATGATAAAGGAGCAGCTAGAGTGGCTAATTGAACATAAATACATGCGCCGGGACGACGAAGATATCAACACTTTTATATATATGGCCTAA
- the LOC113498301 gene encoding uncharacterized protein LOC113498301, which translates to MSSFGEINEPSSRTAWEDWDDGLYSENLTELRFDREMEVPRDINTFIILEGRYIYDSIRTQHNLELINTIADVNLRLYKTKKLGNYVCVIRNYSLVLSSEIVELLKKYINISTNVVAMLTKPLVEYQVAELVTKDYILRSLCTSKQLSKPINIVFPNLEQPNIISGISAGVLCWRETMDQPAIAVVCYIEHPEEQQIKELYDLLEKLDVIPHVENIHRTNLMNSNLYI; encoded by the exons atgagTAGTTTTGGTGAGATAAATGAACCCTCGAGTAGGACTGCTTGGGAAGATTGGGACGATGGTCTTTACAGCGAAAATCTAACAGA GTTGCGCTTTGACAGAGAAATGGAAGTTCCTCGAGATATTAATACATTCATCATATTAGAAGGCAGATACATCTATGACAGCATTAGAACTCAGCATAACTTAGAGCTCATAAATACTATTGCAGATGTTAATTTACGcttgtataaaactaaaaagctGGGCAACTACGTTTGCGTGATCAGGAATTATAGTTTAGTGTTAAGCAGTGAAATAGTTGAgctattaaagaaatatataaatatcagTACAAATGTTGTTGCAATGTTAACAAAACCACTTGTGGAATACCAAGTTGCTGAGCTTGTAACTAAGGACTATATACTCAGGAGTCTATGCACAAGTAAACAGTTATCAAAACCTATTAACATAGTATTCCCTAATTTGGAGCaaccaaatattatttcaggtaTTTCTGCAGGag tactTTGTTGGAGGGAAACCATGGACCAGCCTGCAATTGCTGTAGTCTGTTACATAGAACATCCAGaagaacaacaaataaaagaattgtATGATTTATTGGAGAAACTAGATGTTATACCACATGTGGAAAACATACACAGAACCAATTTAATGAACTCAAACTTATACATTTGA
- the LOC113498295 gene encoding histone-lysine N-methyltransferase SUV39H2-like isoform X1: MASSEGRSAQSNLHQQDLTKLDVTKLSALSPEVISRQATINIGTIGHVAHGKSTVVKAISGVQTVRFKNELERNITIKLERLSDSVVKMYRERADERDENVFFEKLKKSKKRNLSVDSEDEEVPAAKKQKKSKQEAEEYIIEKILDFKFNSGKEYFYIKWKGWPDSENTWEPIEHLDNCPSVLKEFLVNEELKYCNKLETLKEEISFGNLLSEEQLIKRFSEIEDSNISKLKEALTLKLLSMIILSEEQELYATDLVQEARDILQLYVVTRKRCRQLMKLKHWELHLNQVDKSKKLVVENNFDLAGPPENFTYINQCIPGSSVTIPSDPPIGCECQACNCRSKSCCGMQGGFFAYTAKKRLRVSPGTPIYECNKACKCSTECCNRVVQGGRNIKLSIFRTSNGCGWGVKTEQPIKQGQFLCQYVGEVITFEEAEKRGREYDANGLTYLFDLDFNSVENPYVVDAAHLGNVSHFINHSCDPNLGVWAVWADCLDPNLPMLALFATRDIEMGEEVCFDYLQKASENDEAEANGTSVDKDSSFDTEIPSGSEATAGVAPVSPVKSRFEIQQQNRTMLRNLTECRCGALKCRKYLF, encoded by the exons ATGGCTTCGAGTGAAGGGCGAAGTGCTCAGTCAAACTTGCATCAGCAAGACCTAACCAAATTG GATGTTACCAAACTATCTGCCTTATCCCCTGAAGTAATATCAAGGCAAGCAACAATAAACATTGGTACCATTGGGCATGTAGCCCATGGAAAGTCCACTGTTGTAAAGGCTATCTCTGGAGTGCAGACTGTACGATTTAAAAATGAACTGGAGAGGAACATTACCATCAAGTTAG AGCGCCTGTCCGACTCAGTTGTTAAAATGTATCGTGAAAGAGCTGATGAAAGAGATGAAAATGTATTCTTTGAGAAATTGAAGAAATCAAAGAAGAGGAACTTATCAGTAGATTCCGAAGATGAAGAGGTCCCTGCTGccaaaaaacagaaaaaaagcaaacaaGAAGCAGAAgaatacattattgaaaaaattctagactttaaatttaattctggTAAAGAATACTTCTACATAAAATGGAAAGGATGGCCAGACAGTGAAAATACATGGGAACCAATTGAACATCTAGATAATTGTCCTAGTGTACTGAAGGAATTTTTAGTTAATGAAGAActaaaatattgcaataaattggAAACACTTAAGGAAGAGATCTCATTTGGAAATCTATTGAGTGAAGAACAACTAATAAAGAGATTTTCTGAAATAGAAGACagtaatatttctaaattaaaagaagCCCTCACATTAAAATTGCTATCAATGATTATTTTGTCTGAAGAACAAGAGCTTTACGCTACAGATCTTGTCCAGGAAGCAAGAGACATCTTACAATTATATGTAGTAACAAGAAAAAGATGTCGGCAGTTAATGAAACTAAAGCATTGGGAGCTACATTTAAATCAGGTTGATAAATCTAAAAAGCTTGTagtggaaaataattttgatttggCAGGTCCACCTGAAAACTTTACCTATATTAACCAATGTATACCTGGTAGTAGTGTCACAATTCCTAGTGATCCCCCAATTGGGTGTGAGTGCCAGGCATGCAACTGTCGTTCTAAAAGCTGCTGTGGTATGCAGGGCGGATTTTTTGCTTATACTGCCAAGAAAAGACTGAGAGTTTCTCCAGGAACACCAATCTATGAATGTAACAAAGCTTGCAAATGTTCAACAGAATGCTGTAATCGTGTTGTACAAGGAGGGCGAAATATTAAGTTGAGTATATTTCGAACATCAAATGGTTGTGGATGGGGAGTTAAAACAGAACAACCCATTAAACAAGGTCAATTTCTTTGTCAATATGTTGGCGAAGTTATAACATTTGAAGAAGCTGAAAAACGTGGACGAGAATATGACGCTAATGGCCTGACATATTTATTCGATCTCGACTTTAATTCTGTAGAGAATCCCTATGTAGTGGATGCAGCTCATTTAGGAAATGTATCACATTTCATTAATCATTCCTGTGATCCTAATCTTGGTGTGTGGGCAGTATGGGCGGATTGCCTCGATCCTAACCTACCTATGTTAGCTTTATTTGCAACGCGAGATATTGAAATGGGTGAGGAAGTATGTTTTGATTACTTGCAAAAAGCCTCAGAGAATGATGAAGCAGAAGCTAATGGTACAAGTGTTGATAAAGATAGTTCTTTCGACACTGAAATACCGAGTGGATCAGAAGCTACTGCTGGTGTGGCTCCAGTGTCGCCAGTTAAGTCTCGATTTGAAATTCAGCAGCAAAATAGAACAATGCTCAGAAATCTTACTGAATGTAGATGTGGTGCATTAAAATGCcgaaaatacttgttttaa